From Triticum aestivum cultivar Chinese Spring chromosome 7B, IWGSC CS RefSeq v2.1, whole genome shotgun sequence:
CATGTGTAAATATATTGCACAACAAAACAAATTCAGTTTTTGATTAATAACCAGTTTTCAGAGCCTTTGGCTGATGTAGGCGATGCTCAAGAAGTAGTACTTGGGTATTCTGCCTGCCTACTAAACAGTAGAGGAGGAGGAACATAGCTATCAAAGTCCCCACCAGGTGCAAACAAAAGACCAACCCGAACAACAGCTATGGTGGAAACTCCAAACACTCTACCAATAAATGTTACTACCAGTGTCTTTCCAATAATTAAGAGACCTAATATCAAAGAGACTGCTGGGAAGTTTGACAGAAACATCTTTGAAACAGCTTTGGGTCAATAGACATTCCAACCTGGAAAGAAACAAACCAGGGTAAGCATTAAGATTTAAGAAGGTATCAAATATGGTCGGAACTTATAAAAGGAATTAGATATGGAGTGCGTTCTAAAGTAATTCAAGCATTGATGTTCAAGAAACATAATTCTTCCAACATATGTGCATTGATGTTCGGAGGCATAGCAAGCAGAAACTATTGAGCACTAGACCTACATCAGGAATTGAAATTCTTCCAACTCTGAACAGCAATGCGTTGCAGGAGAATAAAATTAACGTATAAATAATTAGTGAAACCCAGAAAATAATCATGAATCTTACAATGCAGAGTGACATTATTCTACATCAGGTACATAAAGTTCAGGTAGTTAAGGCTCACTGCTATCGTGTTAATTTCCTCACAGCAAAATTACCGAAATACATGAAAAACGAAGAAACAGAACCTTGAGCTGGACAGGGTGGAGTTTGCCAGCACAGCAAGAGTACGAAGATCCAGACAGCTTATGGAACTCGTCGGATTCCTGGCAGTGGCAGCAAGATTGGTATATGCCTTGTGAACCTAATAGAGTTAAAACAGGGCTAGTGTGACTCACTAGCTGCAATAGCATCGAGGCTTCAATGGATAAACTGTATATTTGGGGAAAGAAGACACTAACCTCTCGGACTGCGGTGCCAACAAAGTCGCCGTTTTCATCATCTAGCATTCCAGCTGGTAGCTCCAATATAAACTTCCCAATAGGAACTCTAGCCTGAAAATTTCTGGAAGGGTCAATAATCAACAGAATGTTTTGTTCATCGAATATGCAACCTTTCGCTGCGAAGCAcagtaatatatatatacctgtTCAGTAAGAACAACATAAGTTTGCCCTTTGGACTGCAAAAGGATCAACACAGCAACAGCAGGCCCTCTTGCAAAGAAAATCCCTGGAATCTAAATACATTGCAGATCAACAGGATGAACGAAAATCCACAAAATATGTACCAATTTAAAAGGTAAGGCGGAGTACCAATGATTATTTCAGAACTGTCGAGAACAAAGATTTCGCGAGCATATCAATTAGATAGCTCTAAATCCATCATGCTAACACAAACGATTTGGCAAACCCTGGTGAAGCGCATATATTGCGCGCCTTAGTCTGTCGCAGCTCCTCATCCTGTTCTATCCTATCTGCACCTACCTGATGATCTCTATACTTACTCTTGTTGATCCAAACCCTGTTTGTGTCTAGGAAATCTTTATATAGAGAAACACATTAAAATTGCATGAATCACAAACTGCTACTACTTGCCAGTAAAAGTGGATAGAATCCTGGGACGTTGTGATCACCTTGGCTTGGGTTTTCTCGTCCATGATGTCGGCCTTGAACTTGAGGAATCCCACGCGCTGCCCGAACATGTCCACCCCCTGCGCACACCGCGCGCCGTGAATTTCAGATGTGCCATCGGTCGATTGATTCCGGAACGACATCGTAACAGCTCAAACATTTCGATGTGAGAGTGTGAGAGGGGGAGGAGCACCTGGATGAGGATCTGGCGGAGGCTGAGCTTCCCGTGGGCAAGCAGGCCCTTCTCCGCCTGCAGGCTCTCCAGCCACCGCCTGAAGAGCGCCGAGTCCAGCGCCTTCCTGAAGTCCGCCTCGGGGAGGCCCGGTGCCGCCATGACCCTCGTTCTCGAACTCGTCGTCGGGGGAGGCCAGGCTCTGCAGCTTCTCGGCAGTGTGCTCTGCGCCATCTCCGCCTTCCTCTCCCTCCGCGCCCCCTCCTCTGACGGATCCTCCCACCCGTCGCCCAGGCGGCGAACCTGGCCGGCGCGTGGTCGCGAGAGAGACAGTGTGCATGGTGGGGTCGAGCGCGGCGTCCAGAAGTGCAGCGCTGACGGCCTCGAAAGCCGGGCGGAGGTCGAGCACGACGAATAGCGCCGGCCGGGAGCGCGCGGCCGCCCGCCAGGAGCGGCAGCACGCCATGGCGCCGCGCCACAGGTCCTCCAGGCCCAGCCGTGAGAACGCCTCCGCCAGGCACACGGACGTCAGATCCGCCCACtccctctgctcctcctcctcccacggcgccgcctcgccggcctcgcGTCCGGTCGCCATCTCGCCTCCGCTCGCTTTTCTCTTCGGGTTGGTAGGCTGGTTGGTTCGGTTGGGTggtgagggaaggggaggggcgagaggagggggGCATGGGGGAGGCCATGAACGACGGCGAGCTCCGCCGGAGAGAGGTGGCGGTGGCTGCGATGGATCTGGAAGGGAGGCGGCGATGGATTGGGTTGCGGGGCTCGCGGTGAGGTGAGACGAGGAGAGATGGTgaggggagggagggacgaggtcggcagcggtgggtgaggaggacggcgaggtcggCGGTGAGTGAGGAGGACGGCAAGGTCGGCGgtggatcgggaggcggcggggtGAGATTGGATCGggatgtggcggcggcggtgagcagATGGGGGGAGAAGGGTGCGATGGGGGAAGGGGTGTGATGTGATCTAGGGTTTGTGCTGCGCTGGGGTGGATGGACGGATGGATGTGGGATggtgagatggatggatggatggatgagtgccatgtcatcgatccgtgggaatgGTTCTAATTGGTTCGGAAAATCAGTGATTTAAAAGAGTTAACAAGTACAAAAATTAGAGGGATTTTATGAaatagctatcaaaaatattttgcaaaagggtaCCCCACACAAACTTTCACTAGAGTTAaaccacattttatggataaggaccaaTTTGTAAGCATTTCTCATcattctagctatttttaatcatttttcgagtgcctcaaatgatgtttttttgtgaagaacctactaaataattattgcaaaattgcatcaaatcatttttctaaaatactaggtcatatttaatgcataattgaccaaatggttgggtgtaaaaagttttgatccacctctggtgaaaaagacaaatttccgccaattcagTTGAAAGCGGGTTAAAtctgaactgcagctacctcatagtttgctctttattttttcaaaaaatcatttctaggtacataagtatctatttaatcagagaaactcaaaaaaattataagattcaaccactagctaggaacggtcattcccgtcgttttgaccgcattttaaaacgggcaaaaaaaatcaaaaaaaatcaaaaaaatggaaaaccttcgcattgtgtcattatatatgaccaagtttccaggaaaaataataaacttgtaatacataaattattttaaaaaagtgttctcagaaatgagctatcatgcatgaagattcatggctttcaagccaaatgatcaatcttatggcatcattcatggcatagttttttcaaatgatctcatattgtgcacaagggtgcatattggaattccaaacaatgttgcctaagggagttttcaattTCATTGCACACAAGAGCCAtcttccattttctgagtgcctcaaatgagggttttttgtgaaggacctaccaaataattgttgcaaatttggacctaataaattttataaaatactaggccatatttagtgcacaattaaccaaatggttgggtgtaaaaagttttgatccacctctggtgaaaaagacaaattcccgccgattcagttggaagcgggtcaaatttgaactgcacctgcctcatagtttgctatttattttttccaaaaatcatttataggtacataagtgtctatttaatcatagaaacatcaaaaaaattccaagattcaactactagctaggaacggtcaagcccgccgttttgaccgcattttgaaacgggcgtaaatttttttaaaaaaaaaacaaaaaattggaaaaccttcgcattgtgtcattatatatgaccaagtttccaggaaaaataataaacttataatacaataattattttaaaaaagtgttctcaaaaatgagctatcatgcgtaaagattcatggctttcaagccaaatgatcaatcttatggccacattcatggcacagtttattcaaatgatctcatattgtgcacaagggtgcatcttggaattccaaacaatgttgcctaaggaagttttcattttatttgcacggaaaatccatttttcatttttcgagtgtccaaaaggaggttttttttgtgaaggaactaccaaataattgttgtaaaaatgtaccaaatcaattttataaaatactaggccatatataatgcataattgacagaatggttgggtgaaaaaagttttgatccacctctggtgaaaaagacaaatagttgtcgattcagttggaaacgggtcaaatttgaattgtagctgcctcatagtttgctctttattttttccaaaaatcatttctaggtacataagtatctatttaatcatagaaacaccaaaaaatccaagattcaaccactagctacgaacggtcaaacccgccgttttgaccgcattttgaaacgggcataaaaaattcaaaaaaatcaaaaaattggaaaaccttcgcattgtgtcattatatgtgaccaagtttctaggaaaaataataaacttgtaatacggtaattattttaaaaaactgTTCTCAGAAATGAGTCATGAAGTGTGAAGATtcgtggctttcaagccaaatgatcaatcttatggccacattcatggcatagtttgttcaaatgatatcatattgtgcacaagggtgcatattggaatggaaaacaatgttgcctaaggaatttttcattttctttggacgaaaaaaccattttccattttctgagtgcttgaaatgagtttttttgtgaaggacctaccatatatttgttgcaaaattggacctaatcaattttacaaaatactaggacatatttaatgcacaattgacaaaatggttgggtgtcaaaagttttgatccacctctggtgaaaaagacaaattcccgtcgattcagttggaagcgggtcaaatttgaactgcaactgcctcatagtttgctctttattttttccaaaaatcatttat
This genomic window contains:
- the LOC123156455 gene encoding uncharacterized protein isoform X1 — translated: MATGREAGEAAPWEEEEQREWADLTSVCLAEAFSRLGLEDLWRGAMACCRSWRAAARSRPALFVVLDLRPAFEAVSAALLDAALDPTMHTVSLATTRRPGSPPGRRVGGSVRGGGAEGEEGGDGAEHTAEKLQSLASPDDEFENEGHGGTGPPRGGLQEGAGLGALQAVAGEPAGGEGPACPREAQPPPDPHPGGGHVRAARGIPQVQGRHHGRENPSQGIFFARGPAVAVLILLQSKGQTYVVLTEQARVPIGKFILELPAGMLDDENGDFVGTAVREVHKAYTNLAATARNPTSSISCLDLRTLAVLANSTLSSSRLECLLTQSCFKDVSVKLPSSLFDIRSLNYWKDTGSNIYW
- the LOC123156455 gene encoding nudix hydrolase 14, chloroplastic isoform X6, yielding MAQSTLPRSCRAWPPPTTSSRTRVMAAPGLPEADFRKALDSALFRRWLESLQAEKGLLAHGKLSLRQILIQGVDMFGQRVGFLKFKADIMDEKTQAKIPGIFFARGPAVAVLILLQSKGQTYVVLTEQARVPIGKFILELPAGMLDDENGDFVGTAVREVHKAYTNLAATARNPTSSISCLDLRTLAVLANSTLSSSRLECLLTQSCFKDVSVKLPSSLFDIRSLNYWKDTGSNIYW
- the LOC123156455 gene encoding uncharacterized protein isoform X2; its protein translation is MATGREAGEAAPWEEEEQREWADLTSVCLAEAFSRLGLEDLWRGAMACCRSWRAAARSRPALFVVLDLRPAFEAVSAALLDAALDPTMHTVSLATTRRPGSPPGRRVGGSVRGGGAEGEEGGDGAEHTAEKLQSLASPDDEFENEGHGGTGPPRGGLQEGAGLGALQAVAGEPAGGEGPACPREAQPPPDPHPGGGHVRAARGIPQVQGRHHGRENPSQGIFFARGPAVAVLILLQSKGQTYVVLTEQARVPIGKFILELPAGMLDDENGDFVGTAVREESDEFHKLSGSSYSCCAGKLHPVQLKVGMSIDPKLFQRCFCQTSQQSL
- the LOC123156455 gene encoding nudix hydrolase 14, chloroplastic isoform X7, with amino-acid sequence MAQSTLPRSCRAWPPPTTSSRTRVMAAPGLPEADFRKALDSALFRRWLESLQAEKGLLAHGKLSLRQILIQGVDMFGQRVGFLKFKADIMDEKTQAKIPGIFFARGPAVAVLILLQSKGQTYVVLTEQARVPIGKFILELPAGMLDDENGDFVGTAVREESDEFHKLSGSSYSCCAGKLHPVQLKVGMSIDPKLFQRCFCQTSQQSL
- the LOC123156455 gene encoding uncharacterized protein isoform X4 is translated as MATGREAGEAAPWEEEEQREWADLTSVCLAEAFSRLGLEDLWRGAMACCRSWRAAARSRPALFVVLDLRPAFEAVSAALLDAALDPTMHTVSLATTRRPGSPPGRRVGGSVRGGGAEGEEGGDGAEHTAEKLQSLASPDDEFENEGHGGTGPPRGGLQEGAGLGALQAVAGEPAGGEGPACPREAQPPPDPHPGGGHVRAARGIPQVQGRHHGRENPSQGIFFARGPAVAVLILLQSKGQTYVVLTEQARVPIGKFILELPAGMLDDENGDFVGTAVREESDEFHKLSGSSYSCCAGKLHPVQLKVLTVHLMCL
- the LOC123156455 gene encoding uncharacterized protein isoform X3; the encoded protein is MATGREAGEAAPWEEEEQREWADLTSVCLAEAFSRLGLEDLWRGAMACCRSWRAAARSRPALFVVLDLRPAFEAVSAALLDAALDPTMHTVSLATTRRPGSPPGRRVGGSVRGGGAEGEEGGDGAEHTAEKLQSLASPDDEFENEGHGGTGPPRGGLQEGAGLGALQAVAGEPAGGEGPACPREAQPPPDPHPGGGHVRAARGIPQVQGRHHGRENPSQGIFFARGPAVAVLILLQSKGQTYVVLTEQARVPIGKFILELPAGMLDDENGDFVGTAVREVHKAYTNLAATARNPTSSISCLDLRTLAVLANSTLSSSRY
- the LOC123156455 gene encoding uncharacterized protein isoform X5, whose amino-acid sequence is MATGREAGEAAPWEEEEQREWADLTSVCLAEAFSRLGLEDLWRGAMACCRSWRAAARSRPALFVVLDLRPAFEAVSAALLDAALDPTMHTVSLATTRRPGSPPGRRVGGSVRGGGAEGEEGGDGAEHTAEKLQSLASPDDEFENEGHGGTGPPRGGLQEGAGLGALQAVAGEPAGGEGPACPREAQPPPDPHPGGGHVRAARGIPQVQGRHHGRENPSQDFLDTNRVWINKSKYRDHQVGADRIEQDEELRQTKARNICASPGFAKSFVLA